One window from the genome of Hyperolius riggenbachi isolate aHypRig1 chromosome 6, aHypRig1.pri, whole genome shotgun sequence encodes:
- the CLMP gene encoding CXADR-like membrane protein translates to MRRLLSCFLGLCCIIAGVLAQTEIKSISEENVTLPCQHTLGLVGKNLDIEWLSNVSDHGQKVILSYSGGQVYENDEVKGRYSFFSNYLAGDATIFIQSLEPGDAGLYTCKVKNDGQYKWSYVRLKILVKPSEPLCWVQGEQIVGRNVTLHCDSSIGTQPILYEWKRIKQMGEVTVSLLKTQKLVLQNLSASDNGTYRCIVKNEAGSRICSINLTVQSPSNVALLAGTVCGTVGGVLILILICWLLLRRKEIKKREEDEFLNEIREDAEAPKARLMKPGSSSSGSRSSRSGSSSTRSTSNSASRSQRTLSTQETPHAELRPHCLEQI, encoded by the exons GTCTCTGCTGTATTATCGCTGGAGTATTGGCGCAGACGGAAATTAAGAGTATATCGGAGGAGAACGTGACCTTGCCGTGCCAACACACGCTGGGACTGGTGGGGAAAAACCTGGACATCGAGTGGCTGTCAAACGTGTCCGACCATGGCCAGAAAGTG ATCCTCAGCTACAGTGGTGGGCAAGTCTATGAGAATGACGAGGTGAAAGGACGGTATAGCTTCTTTTCCAATTACCTGGCTGGAGATGCCACCATATTTATCCAGTCCCTGGAGCCGGGCGACGCCGGTCTCTACACCTGCAAAGTGAAGAATGACGGCCAATACAAGTGGAGCTACGTCCGGCTGAAGATTCTAG TAAAGCCTTCGGAGCCTCTTTGTTGGGTTCAAGGAGAACAGATAGTGGGAAGAAATGTCACGTTGCACTGCGACTCATCTATCGGTACCCAGCCAATCTTATACGAGTGGAAGCGAATTAAGCAGATGGGTGAAGTCACAGTATCCTTActaa AAACACAGAAACTAGTCCTGCAAAACCTGAGCGCGTCGGACAATGGAACCTACCGCTGTATTGTGAAGAACGAGGCCGGGAGTCGGATCTGTAGTATAAATCTCACGGTACAGT CTCCATCCAACGTGGCTTTGCTGGCGGGAACCGTGTGTGGAACGGTGGGTGGAGTGCTGATCCTGATTCTCATCTGCTGGTTACTGTTACGAAGGAAAGAGATCAAAAAGAGGGAAGAGGATGAGTTCCTCAATGAAATCAg GGAGGACGCTGAGGCTCCGAAAGCTCGTCTGATGAAGCCTGGATCCAGCTCTTCGGGCTCCAGAAGCTCTCGCTCAGGTTCTTCCTCCACCCGTTCTACGTCCAACAGTGCCTCTCGCAGCCAACGAACTCTGTCCACCCAGGAGACCCCCCATGCAGAGCTAAGACCTCACTGTCTGGAGCAGATATAA